A window of the Bdellovibrio sp. ZAP7 genome harbors these coding sequences:
- a CDS encoding integration host factor subunit alpha, with the protein MTKADIVENVYQKIGFSKKEASELVELCFDTLKHVLQNGDKVKISGFGNFVVRGKNERIGRNPQTGEQIKISARRVLTFRPSQVLKAMLNGEEYEHLKDDEDDDDDYGDDE; encoded by the coding sequence GTGACGAAGGCCGATATCGTCGAAAACGTCTACCAGAAGATCGGCTTCTCTAAAAAGGAAGCTTCTGAATTGGTTGAATTGTGCTTCGATACCTTGAAGCATGTTTTGCAAAATGGCGATAAAGTTAAGATTTCTGGATTTGGAAATTTCGTCGTGCGTGGAAAAAACGAACGTATTGGTCGTAATCCACAAACGGGCGAACAAATCAAAATCTCTGCTCGTCGCGTTCTAACATTCCGTCCTTCTCAAGTGTTGAAGGCGATGTTGAATGGTGAAGAGTACGAACATCTCAAGGATGATGAAGATGACGATGACGACTACGGCGACGATGAATAG
- a CDS encoding MerR family transcriptional regulator — protein sequence MTMTTTATMNSPEADTTTASHSERTEYPMTPIVDQSDDQQMSFDSSELSLGDQHLEFVEAETAGVATGAVQTQQISIPAMLCDDKLMDEIKAIPNKMAFKIGDVAEILGIKQYVLRYWETEFDVLKPKKASNNQRMYTRKDVENALLIRKLLHRDRFSIEGARNAMKELKAHVRKEKDMSQVYHKLDNVNEMVEGLLMDIRKLRGMFM from the coding sequence ATGACGATGACGACTACGGCGACGATGAATAGTCCTGAAGCGGATACGACAACGGCATCACACAGTGAGCGTACAGAGTATCCGATGACTCCGATCGTGGATCAGTCCGACGATCAACAAATGAGCTTTGATAGTTCTGAGTTGTCTTTGGGGGATCAACATTTGGAATTCGTGGAAGCGGAAACCGCGGGAGTGGCTACAGGCGCTGTACAAACTCAACAAATCTCAATCCCTGCCATGCTTTGCGATGATAAGCTGATGGATGAGATTAAAGCGATTCCAAATAAAATGGCTTTTAAAATCGGCGATGTGGCCGAGATTTTGGGAATCAAACAATACGTTCTTCGTTACTGGGAAACTGAGTTTGATGTTCTAAAACCAAAAAAAGCTTCCAACAACCAACGCATGTACACGCGTAAAGATGTTGAGAATGCTCTTCTGATTCGCAAGCTTTTGCACCGTGATCGTTTCTCGATCGAAGGCGCCAGAAACGCGATGAAGGAATTGAAAGCTCATGTTCGTAAAGAAAAAGACATGAGTCAGGTCTATCACAAGCTCGACAATGTGAACGAAATGGTCGAGGGATTGTTGATGGATATCCGCAAACTCCGCGGAATGTTTATGTAA
- a CDS encoding EamA family transporter: MNNWLIYAMGSAVFAALTAILGKIGVEGVNSNLATFIRTIVILLVAAALISFRGEWQRADSISTKTYVFLILSGIATGLSWLCYYRALQLGPALKVAPIDKLSVVFVIILALIFLGEKLTLKTAVGAGMIAIGSLVLAF, from the coding sequence GTGAATAACTGGCTTATATATGCAATGGGCTCTGCTGTATTTGCGGCACTAACGGCAATCTTGGGTAAGATCGGTGTCGAGGGCGTAAATTCAAATCTGGCGACTTTCATTCGTACAATTGTGATCTTGTTGGTTGCGGCAGCCCTGATCAGTTTTCGTGGAGAATGGCAACGGGCGGATTCTATTTCTACTAAGACTTATGTGTTCTTGATCTTATCTGGAATCGCAACCGGGCTTTCTTGGCTTTGTTATTATCGTGCTTTGCAATTAGGGCCAGCCTTGAAGGTTGCTCCGATAGATAAGCTCAGTGTGGTGTTTGTCATTATTCTGGCTTTGATTTTCTTGGGTGAAAAACTGACATTGAAAACAGCCGTAGGTGCCGGGATGATTGCTATAGGTTCTTTGGTTTTAGCTTTTTAA
- a CDS encoding ABC transporter substrate-binding protein, with product MRLNNFSFLLILFALSLIHETAVGAVTTPPLTLLTEEWPPFNYTEKGELKGFATEVVKLIQKELNTNYAVELYPSTRGMNTFENRSNVMFFSFIQTPDRKHKFKWIGPFGEQSIYFFKKKGNPIIIETLEDVKKVRRICCRDQGFVFNFLKSSGFKNLDVGVNPEGIYLKTIHGRCDLSIGEDSWGVAYWLKKSNLPPDALQKTSVKISSSPLYIAASLDIPDQEIQRWQKALDKVKASTDYQKINLKYKDHDL from the coding sequence GTGCGGCTCAACAACTTTTCATTTCTGCTGATTTTATTTGCTCTGTCTCTGATTCATGAAACAGCAGTTGGTGCCGTAACGACTCCACCTTTAACACTTTTAACTGAAGAATGGCCACCCTTTAACTACACCGAAAAAGGTGAACTTAAAGGCTTTGCTACGGAAGTCGTAAAACTGATTCAGAAAGAACTCAACACCAATTACGCCGTCGAGCTATATCCTTCAACCCGTGGAATGAATACCTTTGAGAATCGAAGCAACGTGATGTTTTTTTCTTTCATCCAAACTCCGGACCGTAAACACAAGTTTAAATGGATCGGGCCCTTTGGAGAACAATCCATTTATTTTTTCAAAAAGAAAGGCAATCCAATAATAATTGAAACCTTGGAAGACGTAAAAAAAGTCCGCCGAATTTGCTGCCGTGACCAAGGATTTGTATTTAATTTTCTAAAAAGTTCCGGCTTTAAAAATCTCGATGTGGGAGTAAATCCTGAAGGGATCTATCTGAAAACAATCCACGGCCGCTGCGACCTATCGATTGGAGAAGATTCTTGGGGTGTGGCTTACTGGCTTAAAAAATCCAACCTCCCGCCGGACGCCTTGCAAAAAACTTCCGTAAAAATCAGTAGTTCTCCGCTTTATATCGCTGCAAGTTTGGACATTCCCGATCAGGAAATACAGCGCTGGCAAAAAGCCCTCGACAAAGTGAAGGCTTCGACCGACTATCAAAAAATAAACCTAAAATACAAAGATCACGACCTGTAA
- a CDS encoding PA14 domain-containing protein translates to MKKIKYIVFSGLLVLGFQNCSPQGFSQVSPQAAAGIADAGDGAQTVCNPFSNSQSSNSSDCSTGDGLLGNVYYFLKGVGVQNYIDLGILLPIYVQMSDLNIPQRSWVDGFPGPNGVKLTQADGTDLNEYFALNLKGYLQLNSSYPSGAYEFAISSDDGAILNIDGQEIVNNDGTHSLAWACSGQSVQLTQGTKHNMQVRYYQGPRIYIALQVFWRPASMHNKPCDSTGGWSIVPAELLSH, encoded by the coding sequence ATGAAAAAAATCAAATATATAGTCTTCAGTGGACTCCTGGTTTTGGGCTTTCAAAATTGTTCGCCACAGGGTTTTTCTCAAGTATCTCCGCAGGCGGCTGCGGGCATCGCGGATGCTGGTGATGGCGCACAGACTGTCTGCAATCCATTTTCAAATAGTCAAAGCTCGAACAGTTCAGATTGCTCGACGGGTGATGGGTTGTTGGGGAATGTTTACTATTTTCTAAAAGGCGTCGGCGTTCAGAACTATATCGATCTTGGAATTTTATTGCCGATTTACGTGCAGATGTCTGATCTAAATATTCCACAGCGTTCATGGGTGGATGGTTTCCCAGGGCCTAATGGTGTGAAACTAACCCAAGCGGATGGTACTGATTTGAACGAGTATTTCGCGTTGAATTTAAAGGGATATTTACAGTTGAATTCTAGCTATCCTTCGGGAGCTTATGAATTTGCTATTTCCTCGGATGATGGGGCTATTCTAAATATCGATGGCCAAGAGATTGTAAATAACGACGGAACTCACAGTTTGGCTTGGGCTTGCTCAGGTCAGTCAGTTCAATTAACTCAAGGAACGAAACACAACATGCAGGTTCGCTATTATCAAGGACCTCGCATCTATATTGCTTTGCAGGTTTTTTGGCGACCCGCCTCTATGCATAATAAGCCTTGTGATTCCACAGGTGGCTGGTCGATCGTTCCTGCGGAACTCCTATCCCATTAA
- a CDS encoding YoaK family protein produces the protein MLYGNESISHYTRSNILIWMLMAFQAGVLNMGGFLACHRFVSHVTGFATFFGYEFTQKDRGHAWGMLIVPLFFLFGAMVSGYLVDIRVKLRKKPKYYIAYAVMLVLILVATLGGWWGWFGPFGASLEESRNGYLLLILLCFTCGVQNGTITSVSRSVVRTTHLTGITTDLGIGLVRIFNKKILGFEHTELVENEYKATSMRLGIITMFVLGSVLAGFVYPVAGFLGFLIPAFTTGVLLVSMIYFQIINPRKKQAAA, from the coding sequence GTGCTTTACGGTAATGAATCTATTTCCCATTATACTCGCAGTAATATCCTGATTTGGATGCTGATGGCATTCCAAGCGGGTGTCCTTAATATGGGCGGCTTTTTAGCCTGTCATCGTTTTGTATCCCACGTAACGGGGTTTGCGACGTTCTTTGGATATGAGTTTACGCAGAAAGATCGCGGTCATGCCTGGGGGATGTTGATTGTTCCTTTGTTTTTTCTGTTTGGAGCCATGGTCAGTGGTTATCTGGTCGACATTCGCGTAAAGCTTCGTAAAAAGCCTAAATACTATATTGCCTATGCCGTGATGCTGGTTTTGATTCTGGTTGCAACCCTGGGGGGTTGGTGGGGGTGGTTTGGCCCCTTTGGCGCGTCCCTCGAGGAATCGCGTAATGGTTATTTGCTTTTGATTTTGTTGTGCTTCACCTGCGGGGTTCAGAATGGCACGATCACCAGCGTTTCCCGGTCGGTGGTGCGTACGACTCACTTAACTGGTATCACCACGGATCTTGGAATCGGTTTGGTGCGTATTTTCAATAAAAAAATTCTGGGTTTCGAACATACCGAACTTGTTGAAAATGAATACAAAGCGACTTCCATGCGCTTGGGAATCATCACGATGTTCGTGTTAGGTTCTGTCTTAGCCGGTTTCGTTTATCCAGTCGCGGGCTTTTTGGGTTTTTTGATTCCCGCATTCACGACAGGCGTTTTGCTTGTTTCGATGATTTATTTTCAGATCATCAATCCACGAAAAAAACAGGCCGCCGCATAG
- a CDS encoding HAMP domain-containing protein encodes MVFDSNAKEQLRQLLFTVKAVRRGDFAVRMPINQEGIIAEIGEVLNDIIELNENMADEFVRVRAIVGQEGKMNERVSMGSVKGAWSTSVDSVNLLIGDLVQPTQEVARVITSVAKGDLSQKMSMEIDGRPVKGEFFRIGTTVNSMVDQLNSFASEVTRVAKEVGTEGKLGGQADVRGASGIWKDLTDNVNSLAGNLTDQVRNIAKVTTAVAKGDLSQKITVDAKGEIFELKNTINVMVDQLSSFAAEVTRVAKEVGTEGRLGGQADVKGVSGTWKDLTDNVNGLANNLTAQVRNIAKVTTAVANGDLSQKITVDARGEIFELKNTINVMVDQLRSFAAEVTRVAKDVGTEGKLGGQADVKGVSGTWKDLTDNVNGLANNLTAQVRNIAKVTTAVANGDLSQKITVDAKGEILELKDTINTMVDTLRSFAAEVTRVAKEVGTEGKLGGQADVKGVSGTWKDLTDNVNGLANNLTAQVRNIAKVTTAVANGDLSQKITVDARGEIFELKNTINVMVDQLNSFAAEVTRVAKEVGTEGRLGGQADVKGVSGTWKDLTDNVNSLAGNLTAQVRNIAKVTTAVAKGDLSQKITVDAKGEIFELKNTINVMVDQLNSFAAEVTRVAKEVGTEGKLGGQAEVTGVSGTWKDLTDNVNGLAGNLTAQVRNIAKVTTAVAKGDLSQKITVDAKGEIFELKNTINVMVDQLNSFAAEVTRVAKEVGTEGKLGGQADVKGVSGTWKDLTDNVNSLAGNLTDQVRNIAKVTTAVAKGDLSQKITVDAKGEIFELKNTINVMVDQLNSFAAEVTRVAKEVGTEGKLGGQAEVKGVSGTWKDLTDNVNGLAGNLTAQVRNIAKVTTAVANGDLSQKITVDARGEILEVKNTINSMVDQLNSFAAEVTRVAKEVGTEGKLGGQAEVRGVSGTWKDLTDNVNFMASNLTKQVRGIVKVVTAVANGDLNQKFVLEAKGEVAALAETINSMTDTLRTFADQVTTVAREVGIEGKLGAQARVPGVAGTWKDLTDNVNFMASNLTTQVRGIVKVVTAVANGDLEQKFVLEAKGEVAALAETINSMTDTLRTFADQVTTVAREVGIEGKLGGQASVPGASGTWKDLTDNVNQLAGNLTAQVRAIAEVSTAVTKGDLTRSISVEAEGEVAALSENINQMISNLKDTTQKNNEQDWLKTNLAKFSGMMQGQRSITSVAQLIMSELTPLVDARQGTFFMLDSESNEPTLNLIASYAFTERRTVSNKYKLKEGLIGQCAFEKKRILLTNPPDDYVVISSSIVEEKPRNIIVLPVLFEGELKAVIELASLQPFTQNYINFLDQLMDSMGVILNMISSSMRTEELLQELKRSNVELEAQAKELEDKAKLLEVKNQEVELASRSLEEKAEQLSLISKYKSEFLANMSHELRTPLNSLLILSKTLADNREKNLNGEQVKFASTVHSAGQDLLALINEILDLSKVEAGKMPVTPKIVEIAEVKEYLEQTFRPVAEHKGLEFVITATPNLPKTMVTDENRLHQILKNLLSNAFKFTDKGHVTLDVKHESGNIVYRVTDTGIGIPADKQKLIFEAFQQADGTTSRKYGGTGLGLTISREIARLLGGVISVESTPGQGSSFTLTLPVKYSAPEGAMVNIADEQSEVTPLPNDADFTGKKVLIVDDDVRNVFALSSVLKMRGMNVIFAENGKQGIKTLMENPDTDLVLMDTMMPEMDGLEAIQEIRSLEQFMSLPIISLTAKAMKGDREKCLSAGASDYVTKPVDEIHLLAVMYSWLPQKSVSLN; translated from the coding sequence TTGGTTTTTGACAGCAATGCCAAAGAGCAATTACGCCAGCTACTTTTTACAGTGAAGGCTGTGCGTCGCGGAGATTTTGCGGTCAGAATGCCCATCAATCAGGAAGGCATTATCGCCGAAATCGGCGAAGTATTAAACGATATCATTGAACTCAATGAGAACATGGCCGACGAGTTTGTCCGTGTTCGTGCGATCGTAGGTCAAGAAGGTAAGATGAACGAACGTGTGTCGATGGGTTCCGTAAAAGGCGCTTGGTCGACATCTGTAGATTCAGTGAACTTACTAATCGGTGATCTGGTTCAGCCCACTCAAGAAGTGGCCCGGGTCATCACCTCGGTTGCCAAAGGGGACTTGTCACAAAAGATGTCGATGGAAATCGATGGTCGTCCGGTAAAAGGGGAATTCTTCCGTATTGGTACAACAGTAAACTCGATGGTGGATCAATTAAACTCTTTTGCATCCGAGGTAACTCGTGTGGCAAAAGAGGTAGGTACAGAAGGAAAACTGGGTGGACAAGCAGATGTTCGCGGGGCTTCTGGTATTTGGAAAGACTTAACAGATAATGTAAATAGCTTGGCGGGAAATTTGACCGACCAGGTTCGTAATATCGCGAAGGTAACCACGGCAGTTGCCAAAGGCGACTTGTCACAGAAAATCACCGTGGATGCCAAAGGTGAGATCTTTGAACTGAAAAATACCATCAACGTCATGGTGGATCAGCTTTCTTCATTCGCAGCCGAGGTAACTCGTGTGGCAAAAGAGGTGGGAACTGAAGGTCGTCTGGGTGGTCAGGCTGATGTAAAAGGCGTAAGTGGAACTTGGAAAGACTTAACAGATAACGTAAATGGTCTCGCGAATAATCTGACGGCCCAAGTGCGTAACATCGCTAAAGTAACAACGGCCGTTGCCAATGGTGACTTGTCACAAAAAATCACGGTAGATGCTCGCGGAGAAATCTTTGAATTAAAAAATACAATCAACGTCATGGTGGATCAGCTTCGCTCATTTGCTGCCGAGGTTACACGTGTTGCGAAAGACGTAGGTACCGAAGGAAAACTGGGTGGTCAGGCCGACGTAAAAGGTGTAAGCGGAACATGGAAAGACCTAACCGATAACGTAAACGGTCTGGCGAATAATCTGACAGCCCAAGTACGTAACATCGCGAAAGTAACAACAGCGGTGGCTAACGGAGACTTGTCACAAAAGATCACGGTTGATGCCAAAGGCGAGATCTTGGAACTTAAAGATACTATCAATACGATGGTGGATACACTTCGCTCGTTTGCTGCCGAGGTTACTCGTGTTGCCAAAGAAGTAGGTACCGAAGGGAAGCTGGGCGGTCAGGCCGACGTAAAAGGTGTAAGCGGTACCTGGAAGGACCTAACCGACAACGTAAATGGTCTGGCGAATAATCTGACAGCCCAAGTACGTAACATCGCGAAAGTAACCACGGCCGTGGCAAATGGAGACTTGTCACAAAAAATTACGGTTGATGCTCGTGGAGAAATCTTTGAATTAAAAAATACGATTAACGTCATGGTGGATCAGTTGAACTCATTCGCGGCCGAGGTGACTCGTGTGGCGAAAGAGGTGGGAACTGAAGGTCGCCTGGGTGGTCAGGCCGACGTAAAAGGTGTGTCGGGCACATGGAAAGACTTAACAGACAACGTAAACAGCCTTGCCGGAAATCTTACTGCACAGGTTCGTAATATCGCAAAAGTTACCACCGCGGTTGCCAAAGGTGACTTGTCACAAAAAATCACCGTTGACGCCAAGGGTGAGATCTTTGAACTAAAAAATACAATCAACGTCATGGTGGATCAGCTGAACTCGTTCGCGGCCGAGGTAACCCGTGTCGCCAAGGAAGTTGGTACCGAAGGGAAACTCGGCGGTCAGGCCGAAGTAACCGGAGTCTCTGGTACTTGGAAAGATTTGACCGACAACGTAAATGGTCTCGCAGGAAACTTAACAGCCCAAGTACGTAACATCGCAAAAGTAACAACGGCAGTTGCCAAAGGCGACTTGTCCCAAAAAATCACCGTTGATGCCAAGGGTGAGATCTTTGAACTAAAAAATACTATCAACGTCATGGTGGATCAGCTGAACTCGTTCGCAGCCGAGGTAACTCGTGTGGCAAAAGAGGTGGGTACTGAAGGAAAGCTAGGTGGTCAGGCTGACGTAAAAGGTGTGTCGGGGACCTGGAAAGACTTAACCGATAACGTGAATAGCTTGGCCGGAAATTTGACCGATCAAGTACGTAACATCGCGAAAGTAACCACCGCGGTTGCCAAAGGTGACTTGTCCCAAAAAATCACCGTTGATGCCAAGGGCGAAATCTTTGAACTAAAAAATACCATCAACGTCATGGTGGATCAGCTGAACTCGTTCGCAGCCGAGGTAACTCGTGTTGCCAAGGAGGTAGGTACCGAAGGAAAACTGGGTGGTCAGGCCGAAGTAAAAGGTGTTTCCGGTACCTGGAAAGACTTAACGGATAACGTAAATGGTCTTGCCGGAAATCTAACAGCCCAGGTTCGTAATATCGCGAAGGTAACCACTGCGGTGGCGAACGGGGACTTGTCACAAAAAATTACCGTCGATGCCCGAGGAGAAATCCTGGAGGTAAAAAACACTATCAACTCGATGGTGGATCAGCTGAATTCATTTGCAGCCGAGGTAACCCGTGTGGCGAAAGAGGTAGGTACCGAAGGAAAACTGGGTGGTCAGGCTGAAGTACGTGGAGTATCTGGTACTTGGAAAGACTTAACTGATAATGTAAATTTCATGGCGTCGAATTTGACGAAACAAGTACGTGGTATCGTGAAGGTCGTAACGGCCGTAGCCAACGGCGACTTGAATCAAAAATTCGTCCTGGAAGCAAAAGGGGAAGTTGCGGCCCTTGCGGAAACAATCAACTCGATGACCGATACCCTTAGAACCTTTGCCGATCAGGTAACGACAGTTGCCCGCGAAGTGGGTATCGAAGGAAAGCTGGGAGCGCAAGCCCGCGTGCCCGGTGTTGCCGGAACTTGGAAAGACTTAACCGACAACGTAAACTTCATGGCCTCCAATTTGACGACGCAAGTACGTGGTATCGTCAAAGTCGTAACCGCGGTTGCCAATGGGGACTTGGAACAAAAATTCGTTCTTGAAGCCAAAGGGGAAGTTGCGGCCCTTGCCGAAACAATTAACTCGATGACTGATACCTTAAGAACATTCGCTGATCAGGTAACGACCGTGGCCCGTGAGGTGGGTATCGAAGGTAAGCTGGGTGGTCAGGCAAGCGTTCCGGGTGCTTCTGGTACTTGGAAAGACTTAACGGATAACGTGAATCAGCTGGCCGGAAACTTAACAGCCCAGGTTCGTGCTATTGCGGAAGTATCCACAGCCGTAACCAAGGGAGACCTCACTCGTTCCATCTCGGTTGAGGCTGAGGGCGAGGTTGCAGCTCTGTCTGAAAATATCAATCAGATGATCTCAAATCTGAAAGACACGACTCAGAAAAATAACGAGCAGGACTGGTTGAAAACCAATCTCGCGAAGTTCTCAGGGATGATGCAAGGTCAAAGAAGTATCACGTCGGTCGCGCAATTGATCATGTCGGAGCTGACTCCGCTGGTTGACGCCCGCCAAGGAACGTTCTTTATGCTTGATAGCGAAAGTAACGAGCCGACTTTGAATCTGATCGCAAGTTATGCATTCACAGAACGCCGTACCGTTTCAAATAAATATAAACTTAAAGAAGGCCTGATTGGTCAGTGTGCCTTTGAGAAAAAACGCATTCTTCTGACGAACCCGCCAGATGATTATGTCGTGATCAGCTCTAGCATCGTGGAAGAAAAACCAAGAAACATTATTGTACTTCCGGTTCTTTTTGAGGGCGAGTTGAAAGCTGTAATTGAATTGGCGTCATTGCAGCCGTTTACTCAGAACTATATCAACTTCCTGGATCAATTGATGGACTCCATGGGAGTTATCTTGAACATGATCTCGTCAAGTATGAGAACGGAAGAACTTTTGCAAGAGCTGAAACGTTCCAACGTGGAGCTAGAAGCCCAAGCAAAAGAACTCGAAGACAAAGCAAAACTTCTGGAAGTCAAAAACCAAGAGGTCGAGCTTGCCAGCCGTTCCCTGGAAGAAAAAGCCGAACAGCTTTCTCTTATCTCTAAGTATAAATCAGAGTTCCTGGCGAACATGTCTCACGAGCTCAGAACACCGCTTAATAGCTTGTTGATCTTGTCTAAAACGTTGGCCGACAACCGCGAGAAAAATCTCAACGGGGAGCAGGTGAAGTTTGCAAGCACCGTACATTCTGCCGGTCAGGACTTATTGGCATTGATTAATGAGATTCTGGATCTTTCGAAAGTGGAAGCTGGTAAAATGCCAGTCACACCTAAGATCGTGGAAATCGCCGAAGTAAAAGAATACTTGGAGCAAACATTCCGTCCTGTGGCTGAGCACAAAGGATTGGAGTTTGTGATTACGGCGACACCAAATTTGCCAAAGACAATGGTCACTGATGAAAACCGTTTGCATCAGATCTTGAAAAATCTTTTGTCGAACGCCTTTAAGTTTACCGACAAGGGGCATGTGACTTTGGATGTGAAGCACGAATCTGGAAACATTGTTTACCGTGTGACGGATACGGGAATTGGTATCCCGGCTGACAAACAGAAGCTGATCTTTGAAGCTTTTCAGCAGGCTGATGGAACAACCAGTCGTAAATACGGTGGTACTGGTTTAGGTCTAACGATCAGTCGTGAAATCGCGCGCCTTTTGGGTGGTGTGATCAGTGTTGAAAGTACTCCAGGGCAGGGGAGCAGTTTCACTTTGACTTTGCCGGTGAAGTATTCAGCGCCAGAGGGTGCTATGGTGAATATAGCCGATGAACAATCTGAAGTGACACCACTTCCGAATGATGCTGATTTTACCGGCAAAAAAGTTTTGATCGTCGATGACGATGTTCGCAATGTTTTTGCACTGAGCAGCGTTTTGAAAATGCGCGGCATGAATGTGATCTTCGCTGAAAACGGCAAGCAGGGTATTAAGACGCTTATGGAAAATCCAGATACCGATTTGGTGTTGATGGATACTATGATGCCGGAAATGGACGGATTGGAAGCGATTCAAGAAATTCGTTCTTTGGAACAATTCATGAGTTTGCCAATCATCTCGTTAACTGCGAAAGCCATGAAAGGTGATCGCGAGAAGTGTCTTTCTGCGGGGGCATCAGATTACGTCACTAAACCAGTGGATGAAATTCACTTGTTAGCTGTTATGTACTCGTGGTTGCCGCAAAAGAGTGTTTCGCTAAATTAG